From a region of the Agromyces ramosus genome:
- a CDS encoding ribokinase: MPPRPPAPTVVFGSLNVDSTSYVAAFPAPGETILAHGFRVALGGKGSNQAVAAHVAGASVDLVARVGADASGEFALTTLAAFGVSTDAVMRVADAPTGVAQITVADSGENTVIVTGGANLALTPAVVDAERARLAGAALVLTQGELPVDTIERLAAVTAELGVRFVLNLAPPAPVAAAALRHCDPLVLNEHEARAVGIGTDAPMGATLDEWRAIAASAVGVVARSVVVTLGAAGAVAASADGSWTAPAPRVTAVDTTGAGDGFTGTLAAFLAEGRPLDDAVRIAVAAGALAVQARGTVDSYSPRAAVLAAAGLGEQAATS; encoded by the coding sequence ATGCCACCCCGCCCGCCAGCTCCGACGGTCGTCTTCGGTTCGCTCAACGTCGACTCGACGAGCTATGTCGCGGCGTTCCCGGCGCCGGGCGAGACGATCCTCGCGCACGGCTTCCGCGTGGCGCTCGGCGGCAAGGGCTCCAACCAGGCGGTCGCCGCGCATGTCGCCGGGGCATCCGTCGACCTCGTCGCACGAGTCGGCGCCGACGCGAGCGGCGAGTTCGCGCTCACCACGCTCGCCGCATTCGGCGTGTCGACCGACGCCGTGATGCGCGTCGCGGATGCCCCGACCGGCGTCGCCCAGATCACTGTCGCCGACTCCGGCGAGAACACCGTGATCGTCACCGGTGGCGCGAACCTCGCCCTCACCCCGGCCGTCGTGGACGCGGAACGCGCTCGCCTCGCGGGTGCCGCGCTCGTGCTCACCCAGGGCGAGCTGCCGGTCGACACGATCGAGCGGCTCGCCGCGGTCACGGCCGAGCTCGGCGTGCGCTTCGTGCTGAACCTGGCGCCGCCCGCTCCGGTCGCCGCGGCCGCGCTCCGCCACTGCGATCCCCTCGTGCTCAACGAGCACGAGGCGCGGGCGGTGGGCATCGGCACGGATGCCCCGATGGGAGCCACGCTCGACGAGTGGCGTGCGATCGCGGCATCCGCCGTCGGGGTCGTCGCCCGCTCGGTCGTCGTGACCCTCGGTGCCGCAGGCGCAGTCGCGGCTTCGGCTGACGGCTCGTGGACCGCGCCGGCCCCACGCGTCACCGCCGTCGACACGACGGGTGCCGGCGACGGGTTCACGGGCACGCTCGCGGCGTTCCTCGCCGAGGGGAGGCCGCTCGACGACGCAGTGCGCATCGCGGTGGCAGCCGGCGCGCTCGCGGTGCAGGCACGCGGCACCGTCGACTCGTATTCGCCTCGCGCGGCGGTGCTCGCCGCGGCCGGCCTGGGTGAGCAGGCGGCGACCTCGTGA
- the pyrE gene encoding orotate phosphoribosyltransferase, whose translation MTLREPIAAADVRRQLIDAISADAVFHGDFTLTSGKKATYYVDLRKVSLDHRVAPLIGQVMLDLIADVPDVAAVGGMTMGADPIAAAILHQGAARGLAYDAFVVRKEPKDHGRGKQVEGPDLSGKRVIVLEDTSTTGGSPLKAIEALRKVGAEVAAVAVVVDRATGAREVIEAVGVPYLYAIGLEDLGLS comes from the coding sequence GTGACCCTTCGTGAACCCATCGCCGCTGCCGACGTGCGCCGACAGCTCATCGACGCCATCTCGGCCGACGCCGTGTTCCACGGGGACTTCACCCTGACCAGCGGCAAGAAGGCGACCTACTACGTCGACCTTCGCAAGGTCAGCCTCGACCACCGGGTCGCCCCGCTCATCGGGCAGGTCATGCTCGACCTCATCGCCGACGTGCCCGATGTCGCCGCCGTCGGGGGAATGACGATGGGCGCCGACCCCATCGCCGCCGCGATCCTCCACCAGGGCGCGGCGCGCGGCCTCGCCTATGACGCCTTCGTCGTGCGCAAGGAACCCAAAGACCATGGCCGCGGCAAGCAGGTCGAGGGCCCCGATCTCTCCGGCAAGCGCGTCATCGTGCTCGAAGACACCTCGACCACCGGGGGCTCGCCGCTGAAGGCCATCGAGGCGCTGCGCAAGGTCGGCGCCGAGGTCGCGGCGGTCGCCGTGGTCGTCGACCGCGCAACCGGTGCCCGTGAAGTGATCGAAGCCGTGGGTGTCCCCTACCTGTACGCCATCGGCCTGGAAGACCTGGGATTGAGCTGA